From one Macellibacteroides fermentans genomic stretch:
- a CDS encoding cation:proton antiporter domain-containing protein: MSHLPSIISDLAVILISAGLVSLLFKRLKQPVVLGYIVAGILAGPSIASIPTVSETDSIRIWADIGVVFLLFALGLDFSFKKLMKVGGTAVVGAVTVVFGMMSVGYTTGLSLGWGHMNSLFLGGMLSMSSTTIIFKAFEDMELRNKRFAGVVFGILVVEDLFAVLLMVLLSTLAVSKHVEGMDMLDSVVKLGVFLLFSFVTGIYILPTFLRKARRFLNDETLLIVSVGLCLGMVILATKSGFSSALGAFVMGSILAETIEAERIEHVVKPVKNLFGAIFFVSVGMLIEPELLWQYKLPILFITLAVILGQILFSGFGILLSGQPLKIAIQSGFALAQIGEFAFIIASLGLSLKVTDNFLYPIVVAVSVITTFLTPYMIRLSEPAYVYADKHMPKSWRRFFDRYSSGGSTIKQKSTWNKLLKALMRIVVMYSAVSVVLILLWLRFVAPLIIRSTQGIFGEIISLVLILLIISPLLRAIMMKKNHSEEFQELWQDSKYNRGSLVSLIVLRIILCIGIVMIPIIKLLNITFGLVVAIAAASILVFILSKRLKKHSIQIERHFFRNLAARQEEMERRSPIKQHFANHLLARDLHLADFEIRQASPSVGKTLKELNFRQKCGVNVVTIIRGEQRINIPGGDERLYPFDKLIVVGTDKELESFLQYTEERYRQNQSVLQKEEVKEVSMEQFVISAGSKLIGLSIRQSGIRDNAACLVIGIERGVSSVMNPSPDTILEEGDIVWIVGERDKMVKLSEGETVGS; this comes from the coding sequence ATGTCGCATTTACCATCCATTATATCAGACTTAGCTGTCATACTGATCTCGGCGGGACTTGTTTCGCTGTTATTCAAACGATTAAAGCAACCTGTAGTCCTTGGATATATAGTTGCAGGAATTCTTGCCGGTCCCTCGATAGCATCCATTCCTACGGTATCTGAAACAGACAGTATACGTATCTGGGCTGATATCGGGGTAGTTTTTCTACTTTTTGCATTGGGACTCGATTTTAGTTTCAAGAAACTGATGAAGGTGGGTGGTACCGCTGTGGTAGGGGCTGTAACTGTCGTTTTCGGGATGATGAGCGTTGGCTATACAACCGGACTATCCCTTGGATGGGGACATATGAACAGTCTTTTTCTGGGAGGGATGCTCTCCATGTCGTCTACCACCATCATATTCAAGGCTTTCGAGGACATGGAGCTGCGCAACAAACGCTTTGCGGGCGTGGTATTCGGCATTCTGGTTGTAGAAGACCTCTTTGCCGTTTTACTCATGGTTCTATTATCCACCCTGGCCGTAAGCAAGCATGTAGAAGGCATGGATATGCTGGACAGTGTGGTTAAACTGGGCGTATTCCTGCTCTTCAGCTTTGTAACCGGTATTTACATACTACCCACCTTCTTACGTAAAGCAAGAAGATTCCTAAATGATGAAACCCTGCTGATTGTTAGTGTAGGTCTATGTCTGGGGATGGTAATCCTTGCAACTAAATCGGGATTCTCGTCGGCACTGGGTGCCTTCGTCATGGGCTCCATACTTGCCGAAACCATCGAGGCAGAACGCATCGAGCACGTTGTTAAGCCGGTTAAAAATCTGTTCGGGGCCATCTTCTTCGTATCCGTGGGGATGCTAATCGAACCCGAACTGCTCTGGCAATACAAGCTACCTATCCTCTTCATCACACTGGCAGTAATCCTTGGTCAGATTCTTTTCTCCGGATTTGGCATACTCTTATCCGGGCAGCCGCTTAAAATAGCTATTCAATCGGGATTTGCTTTAGCGCAGATCGGCGAGTTTGCCTTTATCATCGCATCGTTGGGATTATCGCTCAAGGTAACAGACAACTTTCTCTACCCCATCGTTGTAGCGGTATCCGTGATAACTACATTCCTCACACCCTATATGATACGGTTATCGGAGCCCGCCTATGTGTATGCCGACAAGCATATGCCTAAATCGTGGAGACGCTTTTTCGACCGATACTCATCCGGGGGATCAACCATCAAACAGAAAAGTACGTGGAACAAGCTGCTGAAAGCCCTGATGCGAATCGTTGTGATGTATTCTGCCGTATCGGTAGTCCTGATCCTGCTGTGGCTGCGCTTTGTAGCCCCCCTCATTATCAGGAGTACGCAGGGTATCTTCGGAGAGATCATCTCGCTGGTGCTTATACTGCTTATCATTTCGCCGCTGCTCAGAGCCATCATGATGAAAAAGAATCATTCCGAAGAGTTTCAGGAACTTTGGCAAGACAGTAAATACAACCGAGGATCGTTGGTATCCCTTATTGTTTTACGCATCATCCTCTGCATCGGGATCGTTATGATACCCATCATCAAGCTTCTCAATATCACATTCGGATTGGTTGTCGCCATTGCAGCGGCCTCCATCCTGGTATTCATTTTATCCAAACGGCTTAAAAAGCATTCCATACAGATAGAACGACACTTCTTCCGGAACCTGGCCGCCCGCCAGGAAGAGATGGAAAGGCGTTCACCCATCAAGCAGCACTTTGCGAACCACTTGCTGGCCCGCGACCTCCATTTAGCCGATTTCGAGATCAGACAGGCCTCCCCCAGTGTTGGCAAAACACTGAAGGAGCTTAACTTCCGACAAAAATGCGGGGTGAATGTGGTAACTATCATCCGGGGCGAACAACGTATCAACATACCCGGTGGCGACGAGAGGCTATACCCTTTCGACAAATTAATTGTGGTAGGCACCGACAAAGAGCTTGAGTCTTTCCTGCAATACACAGAAGAACGATACAGACAGAATCAATCTGTTCTTCAGAAAGAAGAGGTGAAGGAGGTTAGCATGGAACAGTTTGTAATTAGTGCTGGCTCCAAACTAATCGGACTGTCCATACGCCAGTCGGGTATCCGCGATAACGCAGCCTGCCTGGTTATCGGGATCGAACGGGGTGTGTCCTCCGTGATGAACCCCTCTCCAGACACCATCCTTGAAGAAGGGGACATTGTCTGGATCGTTGGCGAACGGGATAAGATGGTTAAATTAAGCGAAGGAGAAACGGTTGGATCCTAA
- a CDS encoding 2-amino-4-hydroxy-6-hydroxymethyldihydropteridine diphosphokinase: MLYRVILSLGSNYNEQQNMAFAVEQLKKLFLSIRFSESYYTEPVGSSYSIGNYLNQVAIAYTDCSADELKPLFKEIEKAAGRSPQLKAEGKIPLDVDLVKWSDWVIKPADLQQDYVLRGLFDLQEEP; the protein is encoded by the coding sequence ATGCTTTATCGTGTTATTTTAAGTCTCGGGTCTAATTATAACGAGCAGCAGAACATGGCATTTGCTGTGGAGCAGCTAAAAAAACTATTCCTGTCTATCCGCTTTTCCGAAAGCTATTATACAGAGCCGGTGGGCAGCTCTTACAGCATTGGCAATTACCTGAATCAGGTTGCCATCGCTTATACCGACTGCAGTGCGGATGAACTCAAACCTTTGTTTAAAGAGATAGAAAAAGCCGCCGGAAGAAGTCCCCAATTAAAAGCTGAAGGCAAAATACCCCTCGATGTAGATCTTGTTAAATGGAGTGATTGGGTGATTAAGCCGGCCGATCTCCAACAGGATTATGTGCTGAGGGGATTGTTCGACTTGCAGGAGGAGCCCTGA
- the kdsB gene encoding 3-deoxy-manno-octulosonate cytidylyltransferase, whose product MKFIGIIPARYASTRFPGKPLAQMDGKPMIQRVYEQVKEVLDAVWVATDDTRIEAAVKAFGGNVVMTSTEHRSGTDRCHEAYTLVGAGYDVIINIQGDEPFIQPSQIESLKSCFDNDSIDIATLVKPFQGNDSFEALSNVNSPKVVLNKNQEALYFSRSIIPYLRGKEQHEWIASHTYYKHIGLYAYRADALAAITRLPQSPLEIAESLEQLRWLENGFKIKVGITQQETIGIDTPEDMEKALQFLRNR is encoded by the coding sequence ATGAAATTCATTGGAATTATTCCCGCACGGTATGCATCTACCCGCTTTCCAGGCAAACCTCTGGCACAGATGGATGGCAAACCTATGATTCAACGGGTATACGAACAGGTAAAAGAGGTACTTGATGCGGTATGGGTGGCAACAGACGACACACGCATCGAAGCTGCAGTAAAGGCTTTTGGAGGGAACGTGGTGATGACTTCCACCGAGCACCGCAGCGGCACCGACCGTTGTCACGAGGCGTACACACTGGTAGGTGCAGGTTACGATGTGATAATAAACATTCAAGGTGACGAACCCTTTATCCAGCCCTCACAGATCGAGAGCTTGAAGTCATGCTTCGACAACGACTCCATCGACATTGCAACCCTTGTGAAACCATTCCAGGGCAACGACTCTTTCGAGGCACTAAGCAACGTAAACAGTCCCAAGGTTGTACTTAACAAGAACCAGGAAGCCCTTTACTTTAGCCGGTCCATCATTCCGTACCTGCGCGGCAAAGAGCAGCACGAATGGATAGCCAGTCATACTTACTATAAGCACATCGGACTTTACGCCTACCGTGCTGATGCCCTGGCAGCCATCACCCGTCTACCTCAATCTCCGCTGGAGATAGCCGAAAGTCTGGAACAACTCCGCTGGCTGGAAAACGGATTCAAAATTAAGGTAGGTATCACCCAGCAGGAAACCATCGGCATCGATACACCCGAAGACATGGAAAAGGCGCTGCAATTCTTAAGAAACAGATAA
- a CDS encoding DNA-3-methyladenine glycosylase I has translation MEKADGIVRCGWSGTDLLYTTYHDQEWGREVNDDPTMFEFLVLESSQAGLSWITILRRRENYRKAFADFDVHKVAGFTEEDVERLMQDQGIIRNRRKIESTISNARCFIKVQEEFGSFCAYLRSFLPGGERIVNHWSSLSDVPASTDLSDRISKDMKKRGFKFFGTTICYAHLQAVGYVNDHLVSCSFR, from the coding sequence ATGGAAAAAGCAGATGGAATAGTTCGATGCGGCTGGAGTGGTACAGACCTTTTGTATACAACCTACCACGACCAGGAATGGGGGCGTGAGGTGAACGACGATCCTACAATGTTTGAATTCCTTGTACTGGAAAGCTCGCAGGCGGGGTTGAGCTGGATTACCATTTTACGTCGCAGAGAGAATTACAGAAAGGCTTTTGCGGATTTCGACGTACACAAAGTGGCCGGATTTACAGAAGAGGATGTGGAACGTTTGATGCAGGACCAGGGTATAATTCGTAACAGACGGAAGATTGAGTCGACCATCTCCAATGCACGTTGCTTTATAAAGGTGCAGGAAGAGTTCGGATCCTTTTGTGCTTATCTGCGCTCTTTTTTGCCTGGCGGTGAGCGCATTGTTAACCATTGGAGCAGTTTGTCTGATGTTCCGGCATCAACGGATTTGTCCGACCGCATCAGTAAAGATATGAAGAAGAGGGGTTTTAAATTCTTCGGCACCACCATCTGCTATGCGCATTTACAGGCGGTTGGGTATGTGAATGATCACCTGGTGTCTTGTAGTTTCAGGTAA
- a CDS encoding 50S ribosomal protein L11 methyltransferase, with protein sequence MKNTIYHKAIQELTEKLQAVPYETLSISSYNKSYIKGMMPAIGYFLKIYATCLQQGIAGSGKSPRELTMIDFGGGSGFLSMLAKSIGIGHVIYVDLNPLSVQAAFRLKEYTGTGADLFLEGSTEQLADWCRDTQSKPDLLIATDLIEHVYDLKRFFSGLVAINPALTMYFTTASTPYNPYVKRKLRKIMDSCETGDALSPNYFTKRYEYIRTQFPSLNEDDLNEWAHCTRGLTFGDINNVIQSDLKPVPSDPWNTCDPENGNWTERILPIQKYRDYLKPYAYDVIVSKGFYNEQRDSLVKWAVCKCLNSLIALTGKMGLLAAPFIIISCLPQGSSCKSNNPLST encoded by the coding sequence ATGAAAAACACAATCTACCACAAAGCTATTCAGGAATTGACGGAAAAGCTGCAGGCTGTTCCTTACGAAACGCTTTCGATAAGCAGCTATAACAAGTCTTATATCAAAGGAATGATGCCGGCAATAGGTTATTTCCTTAAAATCTATGCAACCTGTCTACAGCAAGGAATAGCCGGATCAGGTAAATCACCCCGCGAACTTACCATGATTGATTTTGGAGGGGGAAGCGGATTCCTGAGTATGTTGGCCAAATCGATCGGTATCGGACATGTAATCTATGTAGACCTCAACCCGTTGTCTGTTCAGGCAGCATTCCGGTTGAAGGAATATACCGGAACCGGAGCCGATCTGTTTCTGGAAGGCAGTACCGAACAGCTTGCTGATTGGTGCAGGGATACCCAATCGAAACCCGACCTGCTGATTGCGACAGATCTGATTGAGCATGTGTACGATCTGAAACGTTTTTTTTCCGGGTTGGTAGCTATCAATCCTGCGTTAACGATGTATTTCACCACCGCCTCTACCCCATACAATCCATACGTAAAGAGAAAGTTAAGGAAAATAATGGACTCCTGCGAAACCGGTGATGCCTTGTCGCCTAACTACTTTACCAAGCGTTACGAGTACATCCGTACGCAGTTTCCATCATTGAATGAAGACGATTTGAATGAATGGGCACATTGCACCCGGGGACTAACCTTCGGGGATATAAATAACGTGATACAGTCCGATTTGAAACCTGTACCAAGCGACCCATGGAACACCTGTGATCCGGAAAACGGGAACTGGACCGAAAGGATACTCCCCATACAGAAATACAGGGATTACCTCAAACCCTACGCCTACGATGTAATTGTAAGCAAGGGCTTCTATAACGAACAAAGAGATAGTCTGGTCAAGTGGGCTGTATGCAAGTGTCTGAATAGTTTGATAGCCCTAACCGGCAAAATGGGTCTTTTGGCAGCCCCTTTCATTATTATCTCTTGCCTGCCTCAGGGCTCCTCCTGCAAGTCGAACAATCCCCTCAGCACATAA
- a CDS encoding glycosyltransferase family protein → MPEKENILSKKILILCDMFPPAFAPRMGYLCKYMKKAEWEPVVVTEYINENTFAFLKEVCDVTYVDFYPYKNRWIKKLAWVATLTADCLFGYKERRMAKAAARKLSQGGFGCVLCSTYRTFPLPAAYKVAKEFRLPLVADHRDIIEQYAGTEYIASKMGRFSWLNRLITTLFTRRLLNERNKVLPKADCITTVSTWHVDTLKRYNGNVRLIFNGYDPELFYPEQIKTSEFVLSYTGRLLSFAIRDPRPLFEAIGRLHTEGVITPADFRVKWYMDSYSQQLVSGEAERFGLLGYMDLYPYVEASQVPSILNNSSILLQLANTASQSGPKGIMTTKLFEAMAVEKPMLCVRSDEACLEAAIREANAGASARTAQEAYDFIKYYFERWKTDGYTSVSVDKEVVKRYSRKEQAAQFMDLFMELQKKGDEHGKAY, encoded by the coding sequence ATGCCTGAGAAAGAGAACATATTATCCAAAAAGATACTTATCCTTTGCGATATGTTTCCTCCGGCATTTGCCCCAAGGATGGGTTACCTGTGCAAATATATGAAGAAGGCCGAATGGGAACCAGTGGTCGTTACAGAGTACATCAACGAAAATACCTTTGCATTCTTAAAGGAGGTCTGCGATGTTACCTACGTGGATTTCTATCCATATAAAAACAGATGGATTAAAAAACTGGCTTGGGTGGCAACGCTGACGGCCGACTGCCTTTTCGGATACAAGGAGCGCAGGATGGCCAAAGCAGCTGCCCGGAAGCTTAGTCAGGGAGGCTTTGGCTGTGTTTTATGCAGTACCTACCGTACCTTCCCTCTTCCGGCAGCTTACAAAGTAGCCAAAGAGTTTAGGCTTCCGCTGGTGGCCGACCACAGAGATATCATTGAACAATATGCCGGAACCGAATATATCGCCAGCAAGATGGGCCGCTTTTCATGGCTGAACAGGCTGATAACCACTCTCTTTACCAGGCGTTTGTTAAACGAGAGGAACAAGGTTCTTCCCAAAGCAGATTGTATCACCACGGTATCCACCTGGCATGTGGATACACTGAAGAGGTACAACGGCAATGTACGGCTTATATTTAACGGCTACGATCCGGAGCTGTTTTATCCGGAACAGATCAAGACCAGCGAGTTTGTACTTTCCTACACCGGCCGACTGCTTAGTTTTGCCATTCGCGACCCGCGTCCTCTGTTTGAGGCAATCGGGCGTCTGCATACCGAAGGTGTTATCACTCCGGCGGATTTCAGGGTAAAATGGTACATGGACTCTTATTCGCAGCAGCTGGTTTCCGGCGAGGCGGAAAGATTTGGCTTGCTCGGTTACATGGATTTATATCCGTATGTGGAAGCTTCGCAAGTTCCTTCCATCCTCAATAACAGCTCGATATTGCTTCAGTTGGCCAACACCGCCAGTCAATCCGGACCGAAGGGGATTATGACGACCAAGCTTTTCGAGGCTATGGCAGTAGAAAAGCCCATGCTGTGCGTACGAAGCGACGAAGCTTGTCTGGAGGCAGCCATCCGGGAAGCCAATGCCGGAGCAAGCGCCCGTACTGCCCAGGAAGCCTACGATTTTATAAAATATTACTTTGAAAGATGGAAAACCGACGGATATACATCGGTCAGCGTAGATAAAGAGGTTGTAAAGAGGTATTCCCGCAAAGAACAGGCTGCCCAATTTATGGATCTTTTTATGGAATTGCAAAAGAAAGGAGACGAACATGGAAAAGCATATTAA
- a CDS encoding alanine racemase: MAYITLNTHKLKENYDYLDRLFKQHNIEWGIVVKMLCGNRKYLEKVLSLGIRQVCDSRISNLRIIKSIAPQIETVFIKPAAKRNAARVVQYADISFNTELETIRLLSKAAVNQNKKHRIVIMIELGELREGVLRDNFIEFYSNVFELPNIEVIGIGTNLTCMYGVLPNEDKLIQLCLYKQLVEAKFNKQIPYISGGASVTIPLILKGILPNGINHFRVGETLYLGTDVYYSQPYEHMHNDVFKLFAEIIELNEKPVVPTGELGHNLTGQTASFDEALTGKVSFRAIVDVGLLDVEDGHIYPVDSSMHIVGASSDMIVVDIGSNAQNLCVGDSIEFRLDYMGILRIMNSDYVDKQLEE, from the coding sequence ATGGCATATATAACATTAAATACACACAAGCTGAAGGAGAATTACGATTACCTGGACCGGCTGTTCAAACAACATAACATCGAATGGGGAATAGTCGTAAAGATGCTTTGCGGAAACAGAAAATACCTCGAAAAGGTACTCAGTCTGGGAATCAGGCAAGTGTGCGACAGCCGTATCAGCAACCTGCGTATCATTAAATCCATCGCCCCACAGATAGAAACTGTATTCATTAAACCTGCGGCCAAACGAAACGCTGCACGGGTAGTTCAATATGCCGACATCAGTTTCAATACCGAACTCGAAACCATCCGGCTACTGTCCAAAGCAGCCGTTAACCAAAATAAAAAACATCGCATTGTTATCATGATCGAGCTGGGCGAACTGCGCGAAGGCGTTCTGCGCGATAACTTCATCGAATTCTACTCCAACGTATTCGAACTGCCCAACATCGAGGTGATCGGTATCGGCACAAACCTCACGTGTATGTACGGCGTGCTGCCTAACGAAGATAAACTCATCCAGCTCTGCCTGTATAAACAGTTGGTGGAGGCAAAGTTCAACAAACAGATACCCTATATCTCGGGAGGGGCATCGGTAACCATCCCCTTAATTCTGAAAGGGATTCTCCCCAATGGCATCAATCACTTCCGTGTAGGCGAAACCCTCTACCTGGGTACGGATGTGTATTACAGTCAGCCTTACGAACATATGCACAATGATGTATTCAAATTATTTGCCGAAATAATTGAGCTGAACGAAAAACCGGTAGTTCCCACCGGCGAACTGGGGCATAACCTTACGGGGCAGACTGCCTCATTCGACGAGGCGCTTACCGGCAAAGTATCCTTCAGGGCCATCGTAGACGTGGGACTTCTTGATGTGGAAGACGGGCATATCTACCCGGTAGATTCCTCCATGCATATTGTGGGAGCCAGCTCGGATATGATTGTGGTAGATATAGGCAGCAATGCCCAAAACCTGTGTGTGGGAGACAGTATCGAGTTCAGACTCGATTATATGGGAATATTACGTATCATGAATTCCGACTATGTAGATAAACAGTTAGAAGAATAA
- a CDS encoding GNAT family N-acetyltransferase, which translates to MITTFSSQNPPSNELQEAIADFLFKQLGPYGDPKEHILKAIRYALKADNKPGGFLITSWDQEAMTGAVVVNKTGMESYIPENILVYIATHQAYRGKGLGKQLMQKAIELSEGGIALHVDPDNPARKLYERLGFENKYLEMRLIK; encoded by the coding sequence ATGATAACAACATTCTCCAGCCAGAATCCACCTTCAAACGAACTTCAAGAAGCGATTGCCGATTTCCTTTTTAAGCAGCTCGGGCCATACGGCGATCCCAAAGAACATATTCTCAAAGCCATCCGCTATGCTTTGAAGGCCGACAATAAACCCGGTGGATTTCTAATCACCTCGTGGGATCAGGAGGCCATGACCGGAGCCGTGGTGGTGAACAAAACCGGAATGGAAAGCTATATTCCGGAGAATATCCTTGTATACATCGCCACCCATCAGGCCTACCGCGGCAAAGGATTGGGAAAACAGCTCATGCAAAAGGCAATCGAATTATCCGAGGGAGGCATCGCCTTGCATGTAGACCCGGACAATCCCGCACGTAAATTATACGAAAGACTTGGTTTCGAAAATAAATATCTTGAAATGAGACTGATAAAATAA
- a CDS encoding polysaccharide deacetylase family protein — protein sequence MMSEMITERFKLNEETIRYIIHFLIAVKVPDEVYNAVGYTADKDLYKNYNIIINPSLFFHEKIYGTHSNLPILPLKQIEGVPLLYGKPQTFWAGETLIVYADIIASAFFMLSRYEEMVRPAVRDEHGRFPGKESIAGRMGFINRPIVDEYGKILRRWLRSTGFEIPEPGKAIKKIYLTHDLDMPFFCRSWKSVIRELMRGTNALSLLRIRTGQPEADPFYTFPWFDIQARKLQLTVGNKRCKSILFVRAGGSTPQDKPHYKLKSHPIRKLLTASINNNISIGLHSSYEAGINPGLIAQEHNNLENAIIQPVKYNRHHYLSSRDPRDMEELEKAGITDDFTMGYADVAGFRLGTTRPVRRIDPYTGIVNSLKLHSITVMDCTLNEQKYMNMTSQEAEVYCIDLIDKVKEMNGELVLLWHNNLVTDNPQLTRTVPWLRSLYSKLIEHLMINA from the coding sequence ATGATGAGCGAGATGATAACCGAAAGATTTAAGCTGAATGAAGAGACGATTCGTTACATTATTCACTTTTTAATTGCAGTAAAAGTTCCCGATGAGGTATATAATGCGGTTGGTTATACGGCGGACAAAGATCTGTATAAGAACTACAACATCATTATTAATCCATCTCTGTTCTTTCACGAAAAAATTTACGGCACACATTCCAACCTTCCTATATTGCCTTTAAAACAGATTGAAGGTGTTCCATTGCTTTACGGCAAACCTCAAACCTTCTGGGCTGGCGAAACTTTGATTGTATACGCCGATATTATTGCCAGTGCTTTTTTTATGCTGAGCCGATACGAAGAGATGGTACGTCCTGCTGTAAGGGACGAGCACGGCAGATTTCCCGGGAAAGAATCGATTGCCGGCCGAATGGGGTTCATTAACAGGCCCATCGTGGACGAATACGGAAAGATACTTCGCAGGTGGTTACGAAGTACGGGATTCGAAATTCCCGAGCCGGGTAAGGCTATAAAAAAGATCTACCTCACCCACGACCTGGATATGCCATTCTTTTGCAGATCGTGGAAAAGTGTCATACGTGAGCTGATGCGTGGCACCAACGCGCTCAGTCTTCTACGCATTCGAACCGGACAACCGGAAGCCGATCCCTTTTATACCTTTCCCTGGTTTGATATACAAGCCCGGAAACTTCAGCTTACAGTTGGTAACAAGCGCTGTAAAAGTATTCTTTTTGTAAGAGCCGGTGGAAGCACACCGCAAGACAAGCCTCATTATAAATTAAAATCTCACCCCATCCGTAAACTGCTTACAGCCAGCATAAACAATAACATATCAATCGGGTTGCACAGCAGTTACGAAGCCGGAATTAACCCCGGTTTGATTGCACAAGAGCATAACAACCTCGAAAACGCCATCATCCAGCCCGTAAAATACAACAGGCATCATTACCTCTCTTCACGAGACCCCAGAGATATGGAAGAGCTTGAAAAGGCAGGTATAACAGACGATTTCACCATGGGGTATGCAGATGTGGCAGGATTTAGACTGGGCACTACCCGGCCGGTTCGTCGGATTGATCCTTATACTGGGATTGTCAATTCGCTGAAGCTTCATTCAATCACAGTAATGGATTGTACGCTGAACGAACAAAAATACATGAATATGACCAGTCAGGAGGCCGAAGTTTATTGCATCGACCTGATCGACAAGGTTAAAGAGATGAACGGAGAACTGGTTTTACTCTGGCACAACAACCTGGTGACGGACAATCCGCAGCTAACCCGCACCGTACCCTGGTTACGTTCTCTTTATAGTAAATTAATAGAACATCTGATGATCAATGCCTGA
- a CDS encoding glycosyltransferase, whose product MEKHINIIALNIPFPANYGGVIDIYYKLYALSRCGFKIHLHCFEYGRQHAVELNNLCEEVIYYKREKGLSSHFSLLPYNVYSRRDKQLLRNLCTNSYPILFEGLHSCYLISHPDLKDRMKIFRECNIEHAYYQHLGKAESNPVTKAFFYLEALKFRLYEPVLRHADLMIAVSGTDTAYLRKRFPANRVEFIPCFHKNEQIDILPGQSDYILYHGNLSVPENERAALYLIENVFCRLPFRCVVAGLNPTNRLKQAAAKYINVCLEINPAEDRMEELVKNAQVHVLVTFQETGLKLKLLNTLFAGRHVIANKKMLAGSGLDNLCCIANTADDLVLACNQYMEMPFHVASIEERRKMLIPQFSNLEQARRLAEMMG is encoded by the coding sequence ATGGAAAAGCATATTAACATCATTGCCCTGAACATTCCATTTCCGGCCAATTACGGCGGGGTGATCGACATCTACTACAAACTGTATGCATTGAGCCGTTGCGGGTTTAAAATCCATCTGCATTGCTTTGAGTATGGCCGTCAGCATGCCGTGGAGTTGAATAATTTGTGCGAAGAGGTGATTTATTACAAAAGGGAAAAGGGACTCAGCTCCCACTTTTCGTTGCTTCCCTACAATGTATACAGCCGCAGAGACAAGCAGCTGCTCCGAAATCTATGCACCAACTCCTATCCCATCCTTTTCGAGGGACTTCATAGTTGTTACCTCATCAGCCATCCGGATCTGAAGGACCGGATGAAGATATTCAGGGAATGCAATATTGAACATGCCTATTACCAGCACCTCGGTAAAGCAGAAAGCAATCCTGTAACAAAAGCATTCTTTTACCTGGAGGCTCTCAAGTTCCGGCTTTATGAGCCGGTTCTGAGACATGCAGATCTGATGATTGCTGTTTCGGGAACCGACACAGCTTACCTTCGTAAACGCTTCCCGGCAAACCGGGTCGAGTTTATTCCCTGTTTTCATAAGAACGAACAGATTGATATCCTTCCCGGACAATCGGATTATATATTATATCACGGTAATTTATCTGTCCCCGAAAATGAACGTGCCGCACTGTATCTGATTGAAAATGTTTTCTGCAGACTTCCCTTCAGATGTGTGGTGGCGGGACTTAATCCCACAAACAGACTGAAGCAGGCGGCTGCTAAATACATCAACGTCTGTCTGGAGATAAATCCGGCGGAAGACCGTATGGAAGAGTTGGTAAAAAATGCCCAGGTTCATGTGCTGGTTACGTTTCAGGAAACGGGATTAAAACTAAAGTTATTAAATACGTTGTTTGCGGGAAGGCATGTTATTGCCAATAAGAAAATGCTGGCCGGAAGCGGACTCGACAATTTGTGCTGTATTGCCAATACAGCAGACGACCTTGTGCTGGCTTGCAACCAGTATATGGAGATGCCATTTCACGTTGCATCCATCGAGGAGCGAAGAAAAATGCTTATACCACAGTTCTCCAATCTGGAACAGGCCAGGCGATTGGCCGAAATGATGGGATGA